One window from the genome of Pieris napi chromosome 3, ilPieNapi1.2, whole genome shotgun sequence encodes:
- the LOC125063225 gene encoding insulin-related peptide 2-like has translation MNWNMKLAVIVLCVMTMSRADQETPVVLCGRELANARVLVCYGAEFVSKRASPQSIVAALASGDKWIEELMWGGRRAAISADWNRYKRGGLADECCLKPCTTADILNYC, from the exons ATG aATTGGAACATGAAGCTTGCAGTGATAGTTTTATGTGTGATGACGATGTCACGAGCCGATCAGGAAACACCTGTGGTTCTATGTGGAAGGGAACTTGCCAATGCCAGAGTGTTAGTTTGCTATGGCGCTGAGTTTGTTTCTAAACGAGCGTCACCGCAATCTATAGTCG CGGCATTAGCAAGTGGCGATAAATGGATTGAAGAACTCATGTGGGGAGGGCGTCGTGCCGCTATAAGTGCTGATTGGAACCGATACAAAAGGGGCGGGTTGGCTGATGAATGCTGTCTTAAACCCTGCACCACCGCTGATATACTTAACTACTGCTAA